Below is a window of Picosynechococcus sp. PCC 7002 DNA.
ATTATCCGCTCCCTTGTGACCCAGGAGGGATTGGCCCTGAGTCTAAATCCGGATTTCAAGATCGTCGAAATTTCCTATCCTTACGTTTCTCGACGCTTGCTAACTGCCGAAACCCCAGAGCTACGCCGCAAGCTCTTAGAGGTGCTCTTTAAAGACGGAAAATTCCAATGGCATCGCCTCGAAAATATGTTGGCGATCGCCCAGGCCGATAATCAGTTTGATATTTTACCCACGGCCCAAATGGGTTTTCAATATCTAATGTCCGAAGAGGGTGCAGAAATTCGGCGGATGATCCTCCTGGCCTTAACGGAAGACGATCGCCTCCATACCGAAGAAGTACAACGACTCTGGGCGCTCCTGAAAGACGAATTTCAACCCCAAAAATTACTGGGGGCCGCCTGGTCAAATCTCCGCCAATTTTCCGGTGAGCGTTTAACGGCTGTTTTGCCGAGTTTCGCCCAATCTCGGTCATAATGAAGGCTAGTTAATAAAGTTTTGTTAAAAAATCCATGGAAGAATATTATTACTATTACATTCCCCAGCCGCCGTTTTTGTTGGTAGGCCTTGGCTTGTTTATTGCCCTAACTAGCGGCTTTGCGTTCCAGAGTACCCTGAAGCTCAAAGCACGGGGGATTGTTGCCAATAACGACGATATTCACAAACAGTTATCCACCATTGATTTACAACTGCCTCTCTTTGGCATTGGTATGGGCATGAGTATTTTTCTCGCCAGTGGTTTAGAAGTCTTTTTTATCCCCGCTTGGTTTGCCTACAGCTTGTCTTTACCTTTAACTATCGGCACTGTGGGTCTTTTATGGAAACAATTGGAGCGAGTCTTTGCCATTCTCCGGGAAGGTGGATCAAAAGCCTTAGAAGTTGATTCTTTCAATATTTTTTAAGGCCAATTTAGCCGCCCAACACAACCGAATTATCGCGCAATCGCCTCCTTTAGTCCGGGAAAAAATGCACCAGGTTAAATCCTGAGGCCCGTCCCAGCAGTTCAAAGGGAGGCAATGCTTCTTTTAGGGCCGGTTGTTCTGTCAACAAATCTTGGTGAATGAGCCAATATTGCTCGCCAACGGGCGCTTCGAGGGGCTGGGGACGCACAGGGCGATCGCCATAGAAATCTAAGCTGGGCCGACTGTAATCAAAGGTGGTAAAAATAATCGCATCGGCTGGGGTCTCTGCCCGAATGATGGCGGCAATGGGTTTGACCGGAAAAGCTTCGTTAATTTCCCAAACCCAAGCCTGGGAGCAAAACAGCAGAGCCAAACCGCAATACATTCCTCCCACCAAAATATAAAGAGCCTGGGGCCGGGGCCAAAGCCAGGTAGTCACGGCAAACATCCCCCCTAGGGTCAGGGCCATCAAAATTAAGGGAACCTGGGGATCTGTGAAGTAGAGATAAATACCTCCCCCCAAAGCGGCGATCGCCAACAACCCAAATAGCCCCCGCAGAAACATCGCCTTGCGTGGTGGTGCATCCCAGAGTTTCGCTAAGTAATGTCCCAGCGCAAGGGCCAAAAACGGGTAAATCGGCATCACATACCAGGGCAATTTTGTCCCCATCGCAGAAATTAAACCCAGATAAAAGATGCTGCCCGTCAAAATTAATCTGCTGCTAGAAGTTTGGCGGATCTGCCAAAGGTATTGATAACTTTGGGGTAGAAAAAATAACCAAGGGGCCGTGTATTTGGCTATTTCTAATAAATAAAACCAGGGGGGCTCTTGGTGACTTTCAACGGTACTGGCGACCCGGTCAAACCCTTGGTTGAAAAAATGCACCTGAATAAAAGTCGCACCATAATGCTGAATTTGCGCCCCATACCAGAGAAGCACCGGGCAAGCGCCGAGACCCAACCCCAGCCAAATATAGAGATTTTTAAAAATAAACCAGCGGCGATCCCAAATCACAAACAACAGGGCGATCGCCCCCAGGGGAAGCATTAATAACCCCTTGACAAAGGCAATGATGCCCAAGCCCAGACCGAAGCCCAGTCCCCAGATGGGGGATTTTTGCGCCTTGAGTAAACACCAGAGACTGAAGATGAGGGCCGTTAAAACCAGACCATCAAGCATCAGCAGACGACCATGGCGTACCACAGGTAAGAGGGTGAGATAGACCAAGACACTCCACAGGGCAGGCGATCGCCCCTGGAATAATTGCCGTCCGAGGCAGTAGAGGAGAGGCACTCCCAGAGCACTTCCTACAGCCCCTGGTAAGCGACTTGTCCATTCATTCACGCCACCGAGGGTATAGCTACTGGCCACGAGCCAATCCATTAAGGGGGGTTTCAGCAGGTAAGGATCGCCGAATTGGGTGGGATGCAACCAGTTGCCAGTACGGAAAATTTCCCGCGCCACCAGTGCCCTGGTGCCTTCATCCCAATCCCGGAGGGGCATATTTCCCAGATTCAGACAAAACAAAAAAAGGGCCGCTAGACTTAAACCTAAGATAATTTGGCGATCGCCAAGGGTTTGGCCCCAATCTTCCCACCGACGCTTGCTGTGGCTCATGAAGAAGTTTTTGTTTTACGGCTGGTGGTTTTTTTTGCTGTTGTTTTTTTCGTCGTCGTTTTCTTTTTTGTCGTCGAACGTTTCTTGGTTGCTTTGCTACCCGCTTTTTCGGCGATTAGTTCGAGGGCCTTTTCGAGGGTAATTGTTTCTACGGTTTCTCCTTCTGGCAAACCTGCATTCACTTTTAGGTGATTCACGTAGATACCATAGGGGCCTTCATAAACATTGACTGGTTCGTTATCCGCGGGATGTTTCCCCAGTTCCTTCAGGGGCGTCTTTGTTTTGCCCCGACCACGGGAACGCTTTGGTTGCGCTAATAGTTCCATGGCCCGTTCAAAATCGATCGTAAAAAGATTGTCTTCTTTTTTAAGAGACCGGTAATCTTTGCCTTCTTTCCCTTGGTCATGGACAACATAGGGGCCGAAGCGACCGAGACCCACTTTAACGGGTTTGTTGGTTTCGGGATGTTCTCCCAATAGGCGCGGCAACGCTAACAGATCCACAGCCATCTGTAGGGTGAGCTCTTCTGGTTTAACGGTTTTGGGGAGGGAAGCACGCTTGGGCTTTTTCTTCTCTTCGGTGACTTCGCCCAGTTGAACGTAGGGGCCATAGCTACCCACAAGTAAATAGATGGGATCGCCTGTTTCAGGGTGCGTCCCCAATTGCTCGGGGCCTTCGGTTTTTTGTTTGAGAATTGTCTCAACCTGCTCCGGATCGAGGTCAGCGGGGGTTAAATCAGCGGGCAGGGAAGCGGTAATTGTTTCTTCGCCGTTAGCAGCTTCAATGTAGGGGCCAAAGCGACCAATTTTGACTTTCACGGGGAGGTTTTCGATGGCGATCGCCTTCGCGGTGGCCGGATCAATATTTTCCTCGCGCACTTTTACTTGGGTACCCAGGCCATCATCTCCGAGGTAGAAATTTTTTAGATAGGGCAACCATTGGGCTTTGCCGGTGGCAATCTCATCGAGGGTCTGCTCCATTTGGGAGGTGAAATCTGTATCCACCAGATTGGGGAAATGTTCCTCCAGAAGGGCCGTCACCGCAAAGGCCGTAAAGGTGGGAGTTAAGGCTTTATCGCGAATTTGCACATAACCGCGATCAACGATGGTGCCGATAATTGTGGCGTAGGTGCTGGGGCGACCAATGCCTTTGCTTTCAAGGGCTTTGACCAAACTGGCCTCGGTATAACGGGCCGGGGGTTGAGTATTGTGATCGACTTCTTCTAATTTTTTGCAGGTGGGCTGGTCTCCTTCCTTGAGATCGGGGAGCACCACTTCTTGGTTTTCGAGGGCAGCATCGGGATCATCAGAGCCTTCCACATAGGCCCGGAAAAAACCTGGAAAATCAATGCGTTTACCAGCAGAGCGGAACTCAGCATCATCGACTTTGAGAATGACCGACAGTTGAGTGAGACGAGCATCGGCCATCTGACAGGCAACAGTGCGTTTCCAAATAAGGTCATAAAGGGCTAACTCTCGACCACTGAGGCCGGTTTCCTGGGGCGTGCGAAAGGTATTGCCCGCAGGCCGGATCGCTTCGTGGGCTTCCTGGGCACCTTTACTTTTCGTTTTATATTGGCGCACCTTGGGACTGAGATATTCTGTGCCGTATTTTTCTGCAACGCAACTACGGGCTGCGGCGATCGCCTGTTCCGAGAGGTGCACCGAGTCCGTCCGCATGTAGGTGATATAGCCCTCTTCGTAGAGCTTCTGGGCAGTGCGCATGGTATCCCGCGCCGAAATACCGAGTTTGCGGTTCGCTTCCTGTTGCAGAGTGGAAGTGGTAAAGGGGGGCGAGGGGCGGCGGGTGCTCGGTTTTTCCTCGGTTTTGCTCACCGTCCAAGGTTGATCTTTTAGGCGATCCTTGAGGGCGATCGCCTCTGCTTGGGAGAGAACGACAACTTTTTTACCCTTGCTGAGTTTCCCCGTGGCCGCATCAAAGTCACTCCCAGACGCTAATTTCTTGCCACCGAGGGTGATCAGCTTGGCCTCAAATTTTGATTTCTTCTGGAGTAATTCTGCCTTGAGGTCCCAATAGTTAGCCGATTGAAAGGCCTGCCGTTCCCGTTCCCGTTGCACCAACAAGCGTACAGACACCGATTGTACCCGTCCCGCCGAGAGACCCTTGGCAATTTTGCGCCAGAGTAAAGGCGAGAGAGTGTAGCCCACTAAACGGTCTAAAATCCGGCGGGTTTCCTGGGCATGGACGAGGTTTTCGTCAATTTCCCGGCAATTGGTTAAAGCTTTTTGGATCGCCTCTTGGGTAATCTCATGGAAGACCATCCGTTTAATCGGCACCTTGGGCTTGAGCACTTCGAGCAAATGCCAGCTAATACTTTCCCCTTCGCGGTCTTCGTCCGTCGCCAGGATTAACTCATCGGCTTCTTTGAGGGCTTGCTTGAGTTCGGTGACAACTTTCTTCTTTTTCTTCGGCACGATGTAGAGGGGCGCGAAGTTATTTTCCACATTGACCCCAAGCTGAGACCAGGGCTGCCCTTTTTGTTCCTTAGGGATTTCCTCGGCAGAGGAGGGCAAATCGCGGATATGGCCCATGGATGCCGTCACATGATATCCCTTCGGTAGATAGTTCCGAATGGTACGGGCTTTGGTCGGGGATTCAACGATGACAAGGGTAGACATGGGCTGTCAAAAAAGTGAGGGTTTAGGTGTTTAGGCTTCTGATATACCTTACATATCTAATCAATGGCCCATAAGCCCCTGTTTCGTCAAGGATTAAATTTTTCTAAGTCTCCGGGATAGAACCGGGAATTCAGGCGTTTACCCTGTTTTTAAGGTTTTGTTGCACGGCAACGGGTTGAAATCCCCGTCCCTTGGGGCGTACCATGGGTTGATACATCTTGACCACTGCATCCCGCAGCGCAAACTTAAGCCCAGCGGGTCGTGTCGCAAGAAAAAGTATTGGGTCTGGGGAACCCGGACGCCTGCCTGTGGAGGCAATGTAAGACCAAAAGAACGACTGAGATCTAGAGGCCATTGCTGTCGAATCAGGAAACTCTGCCCGTTTGTGGTGGGGTAGTTCACTGGAAGTTGGTTCACTAAGCCGAAGAGCAAAGATGGATTTTTCAAGCACTGTGGCAAGCCAGTTGTACACTGGGGCAATTCTGCCGGAAAGTATCGTTATTTTGACCCTCATCGTTGTCTTGGTGGGGGATTTAATTGTCGGACGCGCCCGTTCGGGTTGGATTCCCTACGCGGCGATCGCCGGACTGTTGGGGTCAGTATTCGCCTTGTACCTCGGTTGGGATAATCCCCATCCCGTTGCCTTTTTGGGGGCATTTAACAGCGATAACCTCAGTATTTTATTCCGGGGCATCATTGTCCTGTCTACGGCCTTCACGATCATGATGTCGGTGCGCTATGTGGAACGTTCCGGCACCGCCCTCTCTGAATTTATCTGCATCTTGCTCACGGCCACCCTGGGGGGGATGTTCCTCTCTGGGGCGAATGAGTTGGTGATGATTTTTGTCTCCCTCGAAATGCTTAGTATCTCGTCTTATCTACTGACGGGCTACATGAAGCGAGACCCCCGTTCCAATGAGGCCGCCCTCAAGTATTTGTTAATTGGGGCCGCGAGTTCGGCGATTTTCCTCTACGGTGTGTCTTTGCTCTATGGCCTATCGGGTGGCAAGACAATTCTCAGTGAGATTGCCCTTGGATTTACGGATCCCCAGGGGGGCCAGTCCCTGGCGTTGGCGATCGCCCTGGTCTTTGCGATCGCCGGGATCGCCTTCAAGATTTCCGCTGTGCCCTTCCACCAATGGACCCCTGACGTTTACGAAGGTTCGCCTACCCCCGTTGTTGCGTTTCTCTCGGTGGGTTCTAAGGCCGCTGGTTTCGCCCTGGCGATCCGTTTGTTGGTAACGGTCTTTAACCCCGTGAGCGAAGAATGGCACTTCATTTTCACAGCTTTGGCAATCCTCAGTATGGTCTTGGGGAACGTGGTGGCTCTGGCGCAAACCAGCATGAAGCGGATGTTGGCCTATTCTTCCATTGCCCAGGCGGGTTTTGTGATGATTGGCCTCGTTGCGGGGACTGATGCGGGCTATTCCAGCGTAATTTTCTATCTGCTGGTGTATTTGTTCATGAACCTCGGTGCATTTACCTGTGTGATTCTTTTCTCTCTCCGGACGGGCACAGACCAAATCGCGGAGTACGCAGGACTTTACCAAAAAGATCCGTTACTAACCCTCGGCCTTAGTGTTTGCCTACTCTCCCTTGGGGGCATTCCGCCATTAGCTGGGTTCTTCGGGAAAATTTATCTGTTCTGGGCTGGCTGGCAAGCGGGCCTCTATGGCTTAGTGCTGCTGGGTTTGATCACCAGTGTAATTTCAATCTACTACTACATCCGTGTGATCAAGATGATGGTGGTCAAGGAACCCCAGGAAATGTCTGATTCTGTGCGCAATTATCCAGCGGTCACTTGGACGGCTGTGGGGATGAAACCTTTACAAGTGGGTCTGGTACTGTCGGTGATTATCACGTCTTTGGCGGGAATTCTCTCGAATCCGTTGTTTGTGATTGCGGATCAATCTGTCACCAGTACACCGATGTTGCAGGTGGCAAATCATCCCACAGAACAGGTCGTTGCCCAAGTAGACAGCGAGCTGGTTGGAGTGGCGATCGCCGATCACTAAGCAACGGTAAAACAATATTTTCAGTTCAAGATGATGACCCTCTGCCGCAATTGGTAGGGGGTTTTGATTAGCATGGGAGCAGAGTTCGACTGAGCAAACGACATGACCCGTACAGTGTTGATCTGTTGTCACCATACCTGTCCAAAACAGGGTTCAACGGCGATTTTGGCCGCCTTCCAAGCCCAAGCTCCGGCGGATGTTGAAGTGCGACAGGCTGGTTGTTTTGGGGAATGTGGCAATGGCCCCCTGGTACGCGTGCTGCCCGATGAAGTGTGGTATGCCCATGTGCAACAAGCCGATATTCCAGCAATTGTTAAACAGCATTTGCGCCAAAACCGACCCGTCAAACAGAAGCTCTATGGCAAATTTCACCAACCCAATCACGGGGCGATCGCCGCTCTCTTTTTATTTTTTTCCTTTTTCGGCTTTCTGATCGGGCTATGTTGGCTCTTGGCTAGTCACACGGAAGTCTTTTGAAAATCATGAAAATAAGCTGGCCGCCAGTGATGTTTACGCGCCAGAACTCGCTAAGATGAGGGGCGATCGCCTTTTATTCCCGTTCAACCGCTCTAAAAACTATGGATCTAAAATCCCTGATTCGTGACAT
It encodes the following:
- a CDS encoding ArnT family glycosyltransferase, which encodes MSHSKRRWEDWGQTLGDRQIILGLSLAALFLFCLNLGNMPLRDWDEGTRALVAREIFRTGNWLHPTQFGDPYLLKPPLMDWLVASSYTLGGVNEWTSRLPGAVGSALGVPLLYCLGRQLFQGRSPALWSVLVYLTLLPVVRHGRLLMLDGLVLTALIFSLWCLLKAQKSPIWGLGFGLGLGIIAFVKGLLMLPLGAIALLFVIWDRRWFIFKNLYIWLGLGLGACPVLLWYGAQIQHYGATFIQVHFFNQGFDRVASTVESHQEPPWFYLLEIAKYTAPWLFFLPQSYQYLWQIRQTSSSRLILTGSIFYLGLISAMGTKLPWYVMPIYPFLALALGHYLAKLWDAPPRKAMFLRGLFGLLAIAALGGGIYLYFTDPQVPLILMALTLGGMFAVTTWLWPRPQALYILVGGMYCGLALLFCSQAWVWEINEAFPVKPIAAIIRAETPADAIIFTTFDYSRPSLDFYGDRPVRPQPLEAPVGEQYWLIHQDLLTEQPALKEALPPFELLGRASGFNLVHFFPD
- a CDS encoding NAD(P)H-quinone oxidoreductase subunit N: MDFSSTVASQLYTGAILPESIVILTLIVVLVGDLIVGRARSGWIPYAAIAGLLGSVFALYLGWDNPHPVAFLGAFNSDNLSILFRGIIVLSTAFTIMMSVRYVERSGTALSEFICILLTATLGGMFLSGANELVMIFVSLEMLSISSYLLTGYMKRDPRSNEAALKYLLIGAASSAIFLYGVSLLYGLSGGKTILSEIALGFTDPQGGQSLALAIALVFAIAGIAFKISAVPFHQWTPDVYEGSPTPVVAFLSVGSKAAGFALAIRLLVTVFNPVSEEWHFIFTALAILSMVLGNVVALAQTSMKRMLAYSSIAQAGFVMIGLVAGTDAGYSSVIFYLLVYLFMNLGAFTCVILFSLRTGTDQIAEYAGLYQKDPLLTLGLSVCLLSLGGIPPLAGFFGKIYLFWAGWQAGLYGLVLLGLITSVISIYYYIRVIKMMVVKEPQEMSDSVRNYPAVTWTAVGMKPLQVGLVLSVIITSLAGILSNPLFVIADQSVTSTPMLQVANHPTEQVVAQVDSELVGVAIADH
- a CDS encoding (2Fe-2S) ferredoxin domain-containing protein, with translation MTRTVLICCHHTCPKQGSTAILAAFQAQAPADVEVRQAGCFGECGNGPLVRVLPDEVWYAHVQQADIPAIVKQHLRQNRPVKQKLYGKFHQPNHGAIAALFLFFSFFGFLIGLCWLLASHTEVF
- the topA gene encoding type I DNA topoisomerase, which produces MSTLVIVESPTKARTIRNYLPKGYHVTASMGHIRDLPSSAEEIPKEQKGQPWSQLGVNVENNFAPLYIVPKKKKKVVTELKQALKEADELILATDEDREGESISWHLLEVLKPKVPIKRMVFHEITQEAIQKALTNCREIDENLVHAQETRRILDRLVGYTLSPLLWRKIAKGLSAGRVQSVSVRLLVQRERERQAFQSANYWDLKAELLQKKSKFEAKLITLGGKKLASGSDFDAATGKLSKGKKVVVLSQAEAIALKDRLKDQPWTVSKTEEKPSTRRPSPPFTTSTLQQEANRKLGISARDTMRTAQKLYEEGYITYMRTDSVHLSEQAIAAARSCVAEKYGTEYLSPKVRQYKTKSKGAQEAHEAIRPAGNTFRTPQETGLSGRELALYDLIWKRTVACQMADARLTQLSVILKVDDAEFRSAGKRIDFPGFFRAYVEGSDDPDAALENQEVVLPDLKEGDQPTCKKLEEVDHNTQPPARYTEASLVKALESKGIGRPSTYATIIGTIVDRGYVQIRDKALTPTFTAFAVTALLEEHFPNLVDTDFTSQMEQTLDEIATGKAQWLPYLKNFYLGDDGLGTQVKVREENIDPATAKAIAIENLPVKVKIGRFGPYIEAANGEETITASLPADLTPADLDPEQVETILKQKTEGPEQLGTHPETGDPIYLLVGSYGPYVQLGEVTEEKKKPKRASLPKTVKPEELTLQMAVDLLALPRLLGEHPETNKPVKVGLGRFGPYVVHDQGKEGKDYRSLKKEDNLFTIDFERAMELLAQPKRSRGRGKTKTPLKELGKHPADNEPVNVYEGPYGIYVNHLKVNAGLPEGETVETITLEKALELIAEKAGSKATKKRSTTKKKTTTKKTTAKKTTSRKTKTSS